In the genome of Podospora pseudocomata strain CBS 415.72m chromosome 7, whole genome shotgun sequence, the window ACCACTTCGTCGAGGACATCCTCGAGCAGCGGCTGAAGGGCGACAAGGAGGCCCGCGGCctgaaggtggaggagaaggaagagacagacaagaagaaggctgccaagaagaagaagaacaagggcGGTGTTGAGGCCGTCAGGCTTGACGATGCCGTGGTCAAGGAGTACGAGGAGATTCTGGCTCAGATTGACAACTACAACGGTGAGCAGCTGGGCGAGCTGATCAAGAAGCACGATCTCCGGAATCCCGCGACCGGCCTCCAGCCCACGCCTCCCGtctccttcaacctcatGTTCCAGACCTCAATTGgtcccagcagcaacctcccCGGTTACCTGAGACCGGAGACGGCCCAGGGCCAGTTCCTCAACTTTGCCAAGCTCTTGGAGTTCAACACGGGCCAGATGCCGTTCGCCTCTGCCTCCATTGGCAAGTCTTACCGCAACGAAATCTCTCCCCGCGCCGGCCTCCTCCGTGTCCGCGAGTTCTTGAtggccgagattgagcaTTTTGTCGACCCGGAAGGCCACAAGAAGCACGCCCGCTTCCACGAGGTGGCCGACGTCGAGCTTGCCTTCCTCGACCGCCACACTCAGCTCTCCGGGTCAACGGTCGTCAAGAAGCAGACGATCGGTCAGGCCGTCAAGGAGGGCCTCGTCGACAACGAGACCCTCGGCTACTTCCTCGcccgcatcctcctcttcctcaagaaGATTGGCATCGACGAGAAGAAAATCCGCTTCCGCCAGCACATGGACAACGAGATGGCTCACTACGCCTGCGACTGCTGGGATGCTGAGCTTCACACTTCGGCCGGGTGGGTTGAGTGCGTTGGCTGTGCCGACCGCAGCGCGTACGACTTGTCCGTCCACGCCAAGAAGACTGGTGCGCCGCTTGTTGTGCGTCAGCGCCTGGAGGAGCCGATCACTATTGAGGAGTGGGATATTGCGATTGACAAGAAGAACTTTGGTCCTTTTTACAAGAAGGACGGCAAGACGATTGAGAATGCTCTCCTGGCCACCACCCAGGAGCAGCGTGGCGAGCTTGTgaagcagctggaggagaacGGCAAGGTTGTGATTGACGTGCCTGGTGTGAACAACGGCAAGGTGGAGGTTAGCAAGGACTTGCTGGCTATCAAGTGGGTGAAGCGTGTTGAGAACGTGAGGGAGTACACCCCCAACGTGATTGAGCCTTCGTTTGGTATCGGCCGTATTCTGTACTCTCTTATGGAGCACAACTACTGGACCAGAGCcagtgagggtggtgatgaggccCGTGGTGTGAGTTACCTTTTTAACAGTCCTGTCTGAGCTCGTGTAAAACTAACTCTGTAACATCAGgtcctctccttccctccGGCCGTCGCCCCGACCAAGGTCCTCATCGTGcctctctcctccaacaaggaCTTTACCCCCGAGGTCCGCAAGCTCTCCCAGAAGCTCAGGTCGGCCGGCGTGTCCAGCCGGATTGACGACTCGTCTGCCAGCATTGGCAAGCGGTACAGCAGAAATGATGAGCTGGGCACTCCGTTTGGTGTCACGGTTGATTTCCAGACTCTGAAGGATGGGACGGTGACGCTGAGAGAGCGGGACAGCACACGGCAGgtgagggcggaggaggacaagattATTGCGGCGATCAAGGCGCTGGTGGAGGGGACCAAGACGTGGCaggatgtggaggaagagttgCCGATTTTTGAGGGGCAgcaggaggttgaggttgttgtgaGGTAGGGGGTGGCTGGGGAAGAAAAATTGTAAATAGTTTAAATGGTTTGATAGTGGGGGGCGGTCagcaagcaaagcaaagcaagcaagcagggTTAGATTAGCAGGGTGTTTTAGAGATGGCTGTTGGACACTTTGGAATCTAGATGTTTGTTCTTCTACATTTTAGTACCTGTTTGCTAGTGGTGTAATATGGGACTTGTCtatcttggccttgggccAGAACGGTACTACTAGTGGCAGCTTTTAGCTATTACTCGACATCGACATGGACACCCAGATGACGTTGCCCGCaaggaagaaagggaaaTAAGCAGAGGTCGAAGCTTTTGCTTTCGAGAGAGGCCGCCAACGGGGCGCTTTAAAAGTCTTGTTTGACAAGGAAACGATTCCCAATCAGCATGAAAAACATGTTTTCTGTTGCatattctttttctctcctATGTCAAAGCCGGTTGTTTTGGCTATTCctctcttgttcttttccGCGACAGTTGAGTCGACCCCTTATCTCCACCGGGAGAGGGCATCGTTTCGGTGTTGATCACTTGATGGGAGGAGAGTTGTCAGTTTACCCCTTCTTTTACGGGATGAGATTTCTCTCTTCCGATCCCTGTGGCGGGATGGCGGATGAGACGAGTCAACAATGGGCATGAGTCGTCGAGTTGCGGGAAAGGGTAGGTTCAGAttttggaggcggcggcTAATAAACCACTTGACtcgatgggggggagggaaggggttggttaTGCTGTTGTGATGTGAATTAttctttgcttcttcttgcgacATGTTGAGCAGCTGGTTTCTCTTATCAAAAAGGTTGTTTCTCCACTAGGGCTGGACAGCCTGTAGAATAGCATGACATTTACAATTCACTTTGGATGGTATGTATCTAGCTAACAGTGTCCGTTAGGTGGGTGCTCGAATCATAAACACATACCGATGATGCTTCCCCTGCCTGGGCTatgatcaccaccaagagcGTAGGAGGAGGATCCTGAAACGGCGCATACCTTTTTCGCTCAGGCAAAATGCAACGCTGCCACTGGGCCCCGCGATGATGAGAGAGCTTCTGTTCAAGATGAAGGACTGAACCCTTGCCAAGCCGGGCCTTGCATCGTTTCCAACGGCGGCCGGGGGGGAAGTGCAGCAGATCCTCAAGAAATGGGGTGACTTTGCTTTGTGATCTGCAAGAGGTTCCCAATTAGGCGCttggtgtttttttgtttctttgatGGATGAGGtttatgtgtgtgtgtgtgtgtaatGTCTTCAAGGCGGCTGTTGGTtcaccaacaacaggccTGAGTGATATCCGCGTTGAATCTATCGCTGAAAGGCGGGGGGGGGCCAAGGAGGTCCCGGAGAAGTTACACATGGTTGGAAAAAATAAAAGGCTCCAACCTGGCTTGAGTGGGTTGCTTGGGCCGGTGGCCAGGAGGGAGGACGGGGACCTCCTGAGCTGGGATATAGGTTGTAAGAAGGTaaggttggtggaggaggggggggggaaccTGACCTAGGTAGGGCTGCGGCGGGTGAGGTTCTTTCGACGACCCCAAGGCACATTAGATCGAATATACCGGACGTAGGTGTAAAATCTTACCAACTGCATGTTCAGCTTTTTCGGTTATATCCGGCATCAAGGCCGATACATATCATGCCGCCGGCGGGACTTGCAGATATATAGCGTACCTATCTTGGGGAAGATGTTCTTCAGCAACTGACGGGCTGCTGGGTGAGGTGAAGGGGCCGTGTCTCCATTGTTCCAAAGTCTCAAACATGCAAGCCCgccatgtgtgtgtggtgcTCCGAGTGGGAATCGCGTCTAGGGTGGCCAATCCTTTGTGGTCGGGTGCCCCTCAATGTCTCGAAGGGCCGCCAGACCAGGGGCCCTGGGGATGGTCAGATAGCGCTGTACTTGTTTATTATGAAAGAGAAGACGTGTGAATAGAGGTACATGTCTAAGAGCTCTAGCGGCCGAATGGAGTTGGTTTTTTAGAATTGTGAGGGCGAGCGCACTTACCCCCCCCCATGCTGCCACAGCGCGTGGTTCCACAGGCACACCCGACTCTCTATCGCACCGTACCTtaccaccacacctaccgACCTTTGTCTCTTTCGTCTCGTCTGCTGCGACTCCAACTTTGTGAACACGATCCCaggatcttttttttttttgccccTTCCCACCTGGTTCCCCCCGTTGTATCGCACGCAGCATTACTGCTGGGAGCCTTGCCCGAGGAAGCTTTACCGAGTGATCGCCtgggggaagaagaacaacatcTCGTCACTTACCTCCGCTACCTACTCACTAGCCACCTCAGTGCACGCCCACCCGAAATATACGGCACGGCGCCAGCACAGAACCTCGCCGACTGACTGACCGACTGACCGCCCATCCGTCACCTAGgacttggacttggacttggacttggactCGGACGTGGACATCTCCACCTTTTCCAACGAGAGAATCCCAGCCAACAACGTCtagcaagcaagcaagcgaCTGCTGTGGACGTCGCAAGTTGTATCCTCTGGGCTGCTTGGCAATAGAATACACCCTTCGGCCTCGCGCTGCGCGGTGCTGCAGTT includes:
- the GRS1 gene encoding Glycine--tRNA ligase 1, mitochondrial (EggNog:ENOG503NTZ4; COG:J) — translated: MKPLLSLILTRRLSSPLVAGTPLHSNNNYTSVVAPLRRLHRPAFAPSTPRLKFQIPQTNKKKPEKMSTDATTLKGQPLDRAALDAMLRRRLFYTPSFEIYGGVSGLYDYGPPGCALQANVIDLWRKHFILEEDMLEVDCTVLTPHDVLKTSGHVDKFADWMCKDPKNGEILRADHFVEDILEQRLKGDKEARGLKVEEKEETDKKKAAKKKKNKGGVEAVRLDDAVVKEYEEILAQIDNYNGEQLGELIKKHDLRNPATGLQPTPPVSFNLMFQTSIGPSSNLPGYLRPETAQGQFLNFAKLLEFNTGQMPFASASIGKSYRNEISPRAGLLRVREFLMAEIEHFVDPEGHKKHARFHEVADVELAFLDRHTQLSGSTVVKKQTIGQAVKEGLVDNETLGYFLARILLFLKKIGIDEKKIRFRQHMDNEMAHYACDCWDAELHTSAGWVECVGCADRSAYDLSVHAKKTGAPLVVRQRLEEPITIEEWDIAIDKKNFGPFYKKDGKTIENALLATTQEQRGELVKQLEENGKVVIDVPGVNNGKVEVSKDLLAIKWVKRVENVREYTPNVIEPSFGIGRILYSLMEHNYWTRASEGGDEARGVLSFPPAVAPTKVLIVPLSSNKDFTPEVRKLSQKLRSAGVSSRIDDSSASIGKRYSRNDELGTPFGVTVDFQTLKDGTVTLRERDSTRQVRAEEDKIIAAIKALVEGTKTWQDVEEELPIFEGQQEVEVVVR